TATTTTGCATTAATTCTTTCATCTGCAACATATTGTGCAAGATATTCTGAAATTGTTGTCTGCGGGGTAATTGGATAAACAGGAATAACTTGTGGTTTAGCTAATCTTACAGCTTCAGCAACTGCCTTGTTTGCTGTCATTACTTCTTTTGTCATTAATTCACTCCCTTTTTTATTCTTTTACCATTTCGATTGCATCGGAAGGACATTCATTCGCACAAATTCCACATCCTTTACAGTAATCGTAATTAATATCATGTTGTTTGTTTACACTAGAGTCTGGGCAAAAAATGATACAGTTATCACAATCTATACATTTTTCTTTATCTAAAATAGGTTTAAAGGTTCTCCAGCTTCCAGTTTTGTTATTTTTACTACTTCCAGGTGTTTTAATTACACATCCTATAGATACCATACTCTCACCTTCTTATCCCATTTCATAAGCTTTTTGAGTCGC
The sequence above is drawn from the Methanobrevibacter oralis genome and encodes:
- the porD gene encoding pyruvate synthase subunit PorD — its product is MVSIGCVIKTPGSSKNNKTGSWRTFKPILDKEKCIDCDNCIIFCPDSSVNKQHDINYDYCKGCGICANECPSDAIEMVKE